Proteins found in one Candidatus Binatia bacterium genomic segment:
- a CDS encoding cold-shock protein, with the protein MTQGTVKWFNAEKGFGFISREDGDDVFVHHSAIVGEGYRSLDEGQQVSFDVTQGKKGPQASNVTKL; encoded by the coding sequence ATGACTCAGGGAACAGTGAAGTGGTTCAATGCTGAGAAGGGGTTTGGCTTCATCAGCCGCGAGGACGGTGACGACGTGTTCGTTCACCACAGCGCGATTGTCGGTGAAGGCTACCGCAGTCTCGACGAAGGCCAGCAGGTCAGTTTCGACGTGACCCAAGGCAAAAAGGGACCGCAAGCGTCCAACGTTACCAAGCTGTAA